In Arcanobacterium canis, the sequence ATCAGATTCAACATGCAGTCACTGCAGACCTGCCCACATTGCCCCTGCTGCAGGGGCAACAGGTTGTGGTGATGAAGAAGAACGTCACCGGTTTTGAGCTTGGCACGGGCTACAAGCTCTACTACGCGCCAGTATCGAAGTAACAACAGTGCCGACGTCGGTGCGTGTCTCGCGCATCGGCGTCGGCTCACACACAGAGGGGAGTTGTCGTGGTGAGTGAGGTTGAGACTACCGACGTCGCAAGCGGCGCCGCAGACACAGTGACACACAGCAGACGCCGTGAGAAAAAATCTGGCGGTTCGTTCTGGACCTACGTATTGTTGCGTTTTTTGCTGATTTTCCCCACGATCTTCATCCTGCTGACAGTGGTGTTTTTCCTGATGCGATCCACAGGTGATCCCATCACCGCAGCGCTTGGCGGACGGCTACCCGCTGACCAACTCGCCGAGCGTGTCCACGCCGCTGGCTATGATCGTCCCCTGATCGTTCAATACGGTGACTACCTTGCGGGTGTCTTTACTGGTGATTTCGGGACGACGTTTACGGATAACAGGCCGGTCACCGAAATTCTGTCCACATACGGGATGGCCACCTTTGAGCTTGTTGCCTATGCAATCGTTGTGGCACTTGTGATTGGCGTGCCATTGGGAATGATCGCCGCCCGTTTCCGTGACCGTTGGCCGGATGCTGTGCTGCGAATTTTTGCCATTCTGTCATATGCGACGCCAGTGTTTTTTGTGGGGCTCATGCTCAAGTTGATCTTTTCCGTCCACGGTGGTTGGCTTCCGGCGTCGGGGCGCGCATCGAATGCTGGCGAGCTGACGATGGCTTCGATCCAGAACCCCACGGGGCTGTATTTGCTCGACGCATTGCGTCTAGGTGACACCGCTCTTGCTGGTGATGTCCTGATACATGCGATACTTCCGGCGATTGCTCTTGGCTTGCTCATGGCCGGCGTGTTTTTGCGCCTGATCCGCACGAACCTCATCGGAACTCTTGAACAGCCATACATCGAATCTGCGCGCTCGCGCGGAGTGAGCGAGGCCCGTCTTGTCACAGCTCACGGACTACGGCCTGCGCTGATCCCCGTGATCACCGTGATGGGAATGCAAATCGCGACGTCGCTGGGCGGGGCTGTGCTGACCGAAACGACGTTCGAGTGGAAAGGCCTTGGCTTTAAGCTTGCCGAATACATGGCGTCGCGCGATTATGTGGCGGTTCAAGGCATCGTCATGCTCGTGGCAGTGATCGTTGCGTTGATGAACTTCATTGTCGATATTATTGCCGCCCTTATCGATCCGAGAGTGAGGTACTGAAAATGGCTGCAACTGAATCTCTCACCCGTGCGCATGGCTCATGGGTAGATCGTCTGCCGTTGGTGAGAAGTGTTCGCCGATCATACGGTATCCAACGTGGAATGTTGGTATCTGGTCTGATTGTGACCGCTCTGATGTGCCTTGTGGCGATCCTTGCGCCAGTGATCGCACCCTACTCACTTGCGCAACAAGGCGACGGGCACGGTGCATTTGGTTCGCTGCGCCCTCCGTCGGCTCGTAACTGGCTGGGAACCACTGTGTCGGGTTTCGATGTGTTCTCCCGTGTGATTTGGGGTTCTCAAACTGCACTGGGTGTGATCGTTCTCGCGGTGGCTGCCTCATGCGTCATTGGTGTTGTGCTGGGACTGGTCTCGGGCTACCTGGGGGGATGGTTCGACCGCGTGGCTGTGGTCATCGCTGACGCTGTGTATGCGTTCCCCTCGTTGCTCCTGGCGATTGCCTTATCGATCGTCATTTCTGGTGGTCAGTCTAGTGCAATCGGTGGAACCGTGGCCGCTGCCGGTTCGATCGCAGTGGTCTTTATTCCACAGTATTTCCGGGTGATTCGCGCCGAAGCGGTGCGATTGAAATCAGAACCCTTCGTTCAAAGCGCCAAAGTGCTCGGCGTTTCTGCGCCCACGATCATGTTCCGACACGTTTTGCGCAACGCCACTCGCACTCTGCCCCTGATTGTCACGCTCAACTGCTCCGAAGCGATTTTGACTCTTGCGGGTTTGGGCTTCATCGGTTTTGGAATTGAGCCCACAGCCGCTGCCGAATGGGGGTATGACCTCAACCGCTCACTGGCTGATGTCACTTCTGGCATCTGGTGGACTTCTCTTTTTCCCGGTGTCGCAATTGTGTTGGCGGTTTTGGGGATCACGCTGGTGGGTGAATCTCTCAACGACCTCGCTGACCCGCGTCTGCGCACCCGGCGGGCGGCGCGTGCGCCGGCCGCACGCGCTGACGGTGTTGCCTCGACGTCGGTGGATGAATCGCGTCTGAACGTCACTGACCTCTCGGTGACGTTCCCTACCGACGACGGTGATGTGCAGGCAGCTCGCAACGTGTCACTCTCTATCGCTCCAGGGGAGATCCTTGCTCTTGTGGGAGAGTCCGGTTCTGGAAAATCAGTGACCTCGCGTGCCATTCTGTCCCTCTTACCGTCAGGGGCTGTGGCCTCAGGCACAATCGTCATCGACGGTGACAACGTGGTGGGATTACGCGGGGAAAAGCTGCGCCAGTTGCGCGGAGGAAAAGCAGCAATGGTGTTCCAAGAACCCTCGGTGTCACTGAACCCGGTCTTCCCGATCTGGTGGCAGATGGGGGAGGGACTGCGCGCACATAACCGCACAATCTCGCGCAAAGAGATCAAAAAGAGTGCCATTCGTGCCCTTGAAACAGTGGGAATCGACGACGCCGAACAGGCGATTTTCTCCTATCCTCACGAATTTTCGGGCGGACAGAAACAACGCATTATGATCGCGATGGCATTGGCGATGGGTGCCAAGCTTATTATTGCCGATGAACCAACGACAGCTCTCGACGTGACGGTTCAAGGCGAAATCCTCGATCTTCTTCGTGACATTCGCGACCGCTACAACACTTCGATCCTCCTCATCACGCACAACATGGGCGTGGTTGCTGATCTGGCTGACTCTGTGGCGGTGATGAGGAACGGCGAGATCATCGAGCGTGCCAGTGCTGGTGAACTTTTCGCGCACCCCGAACAGCCCTATACTCGCGATCTCCTCGCCGCTGTGCCGCGTTTGGGCCAACCTGTTACCCAGGCGAATGTTCTGCCTGCGTCTTGTGATCACGGTGAGCAGCAGGCGATTGTCGCTGCCCAGGGGCTTGAGGTGACTTATCCTGGCAGACTCGGAGCGCCAGCTTTTCAGGCTGTGCGGGGAGTCGATTTTTCGATTGCACCATCAGAAGTGTTCGGTTTGGTGGGCGAATCTGGGTCAGGAAAATCCACCATTGGACGCGCCATCGCAGGTCTCGAAGAGGTCACAGGTGGATCGTTGCGCGTTTTTGGTACGCAGATGCGTGGGGTGAAGGAACGCGACTTGCGTCCACTGCGCAAAGATATTGGTTTTGTTTTCCAAGATCCGTCCCTCTCTCTCAATCCGCAACTGACCATTGGGGACGCCATCGGTGAACCAATGGCAGTGCATCGAGCAGACATGAGCGAAGCGGAGCGTCACCGTCGGGTCAACGAACTTCTTGAAGCTGTCCGTTTACCTTCGTCGTTTGCCACGCGCTTCCCGCATGAACTTTCTGGTGGTCAACGTCAGCGTGTGTCCTTTGCTCGCGCCCTCGCACTCGAACCGCAACTGGTGATTGCCGACGAGCCGACATCTGCTCTTGATGTGTCTGTCCAGGCAACGGTTCTTGAACTTTTCACGCAGTTGCAACGCGAATACGGCTTTGCGTGTGTGTTTATTACACATGACCTCGCTGTGGTGGATATGGTTGCTGACCGCATTGGTGTTCTGCGCCGAGGGCAGATGGTGGAAAGCGGATCGAGCGCACAGATACTGCACGATCCACGTCACCCCTACACGCGCAAGCTCATCGCATCCTTGCCGGTGCCTGACCCTGTTGAACAAGCCAAACGACGGCAAATGCGCACGCAGAGCCGCTCATCACGCTAACAAGGGCATGTGGGTGTGTGAGGCGCACTCGTCGTCTCCTAGATCCAGGATGGCAACCACATGTGTGCTTGCCAGAACCACTGAGGAATCGGAGTTCCGAGCCACAGCGGCAACCAGAAGATTGAGGCGATGACGATCACTGCAACGAAAATTCCACTAAAGATTTTCGATGCACGGTTAGGGAACCCGGTTGTGACACGCTCCGACGAAGGCAACATATCGGTCATCCATGCCAGTCCATACACCAGTGCCAACACAACGAATGGAACGAAAGCCACAGCGTAGAACTGGAAGATTGTGCGATCAGTGTAATTGAGCCACGGCGCCCAAAGCGCCAGGTAGCCTGCGAGAATCGCCCATGCGCGCCAATCTCTACGGATCACCGCCATCGCGATCACGACGAACAGAGCTGCCAGGGCAGCCCACCACATCAGTGGATTTCCGATTGAGGTGATCGCGCTGACGCATTCATCTGACCAACACGATCCCTTGGGCATGACCTCTGTTCCCTTCCAGTAGAAACTCACTGGCCTCCACTGAAACAGCCATTGCCATGCCTGCGACTGATAGTCGTGAGGTGTGGCAAGACTGGTGTGGAATGCATACGACTCAAGATGCCAGTGCAACCATGAATTAACGACGTCGGGGGCCCAGCTCAACGGCATGGCGATTTGTTCGTCTGGTGGGAGGGTGGCATTCGCGGCGATCTGATCGGTAGCCCACTGACGATCCCAGCCATGGGGATTGATAAACCACGGTGTGAAAGCAACGATGTACGTCACGATTGCAGGAGGAACGAGTTGGACGAAGGCAGGAATGCCCTCACGGAACGTCCCAGCTCCAAACCACAGACGCGCTCCAACAGCCTTCCGCGCAGTGATTCCCCACGCGAAAATCACTAGGCCGAATACCGCAATCACATACAGGCCAGACCATTTCACCGACGTCGATAAGCCAAGGAAAAGTGCTGCGAGCAGTATCCACGGGCGGAAGAATAAGGACGGGCCCCACGGGTCGTGGGGACTGAGAGTTTCAAAATCAGGGGTGGGAGATTCCTCAGGAATAGAGGGTGTAGCGAGGGGAGGTTCGTCTTCGTGAATATGATGCATTCCGACGCGA encodes:
- a CDS encoding ABC transporter permease gives rise to the protein MSEVETTDVASGAADTVTHSRRREKKSGGSFWTYVLLRFLLIFPTIFILLTVVFFLMRSTGDPITAALGGRLPADQLAERVHAAGYDRPLIVQYGDYLAGVFTGDFGTTFTDNRPVTEILSTYGMATFELVAYAIVVALVIGVPLGMIAARFRDRWPDAVLRIFAILSYATPVFFVGLMLKLIFSVHGGWLPASGRASNAGELTMASIQNPTGLYLLDALRLGDTALAGDVLIHAILPAIALGLLMAGVFLRLIRTNLIGTLEQPYIESARSRGVSEARLVTAHGLRPALIPVITVMGMQIATSLGGAVLTETTFEWKGLGFKLAEYMASRDYVAVQGIVMLVAVIVALMNFIVDIIAALIDPRVRY
- a CDS encoding ABC transporter ATP-binding protein/permease, producing the protein MAATESLTRAHGSWVDRLPLVRSVRRSYGIQRGMLVSGLIVTALMCLVAILAPVIAPYSLAQQGDGHGAFGSLRPPSARNWLGTTVSGFDVFSRVIWGSQTALGVIVLAVAASCVIGVVLGLVSGYLGGWFDRVAVVIADAVYAFPSLLLAIALSIVISGGQSSAIGGTVAAAGSIAVVFIPQYFRVIRAEAVRLKSEPFVQSAKVLGVSAPTIMFRHVLRNATRTLPLIVTLNCSEAILTLAGLGFIGFGIEPTAAAEWGYDLNRSLADVTSGIWWTSLFPGVAIVLAVLGITLVGESLNDLADPRLRTRRAARAPAARADGVASTSVDESRLNVTDLSVTFPTDDGDVQAARNVSLSIAPGEILALVGESGSGKSVTSRAILSLLPSGAVASGTIVIDGDNVVGLRGEKLRQLRGGKAAMVFQEPSVSLNPVFPIWWQMGEGLRAHNRTISRKEIKKSAIRALETVGIDDAEQAIFSYPHEFSGGQKQRIMIAMALAMGAKLIIADEPTTALDVTVQGEILDLLRDIRDRYNTSILLITHNMGVVADLADSVAVMRNGEIIERASAGELFAHPEQPYTRDLLAAVPRLGQPVTQANVLPASCDHGEQQAIVAAQGLEVTYPGRLGAPAFQAVRGVDFSIAPSEVFGLVGESGSGKSTIGRAIAGLEEVTGGSLRVFGTQMRGVKERDLRPLRKDIGFVFQDPSLSLNPQLTIGDAIGEPMAVHRADMSEAERHRRVNELLEAVRLPSSFATRFPHELSGGQRQRVSFARALALEPQLVIADEPTSALDVSVQATVLELFTQLQREYGFACVFITHDLAVVDMVADRIGVLRRGQMVESGSSAQILHDPRHPYTRKLIASLPVPDPVEQAKRRQMRTQSRSSR
- a CDS encoding dolichyl-phosphate-mannose--protein mannosyltransferase; the encoded protein is MTTKENSTVQTLTLGTDDAWRFENFLRAKLGLDPLGTVLTAQVRLYGWITTAVITLIAAVVRFVRLDFPNEIIFDETYYVKGGYSMLHWGYERAWSDAKDVNERFISAVQSGSPLGDLVTNTPDRWVHPPFGKWLIGEGMRIAGDTTGYGWRFTTAICGVIVAALLVRITLRLFRSLPLAAIAGIFVALDGLAITMSRAGLLDNMISLFVLIAFWAILRDREWSRARLAHRVAHGTLQVHAAIDADPRPIPSEQHPATNSKSLADMMLSRVGMHHIHEDEPPLATPSIPEESPTPDFETLSPHDPWGPSLFFRPWILLAALFLGLSTSVKWSGLYVIAVFGLVIFAWGITARKAVGARLWFGAGTFREGIPAFVQLVPPAIVTYIVAFTPWFINPHGWDRQWATDQIAANATLPPDEQIAMPLSWAPDVVNSWLHWHLESYAFHTSLATPHDYQSQAWQWLFQWRPVSFYWKGTEVMPKGSCWSDECVSAITSIGNPLMWWAALAALFVVIAMAVIRRDWRAWAILAGYLALWAPWLNYTDRTIFQFYAVAFVPFVVLALVYGLAWMTDMLPSSERVTTGFPNRASKIFSGIFVAVIVIASIFWLPLWLGTPIPQWFWQAHMWLPSWI